A window of the Pseudomonadota bacterium genome harbors these coding sequences:
- a CDS encoding sulfite exporter TauE/SafE family protein — protein MFFTELLTWSLAAAACVAFTGALIGGFAGFGLNLVMTPILAVVMSPVEAVPVVAILGLVNAVRMLGGTWRWMDRREVVVMGLVSVLTVPIGAWILVNADAVLMRRVIAAVVIVFTLILLAGWRYRGPRTTATHAAVGALSGILNSGVGIGGPPVVLYQLSRDGDPAVGRANLVGFFTILAVVTIIMFVINGAMDEVALGRSALLAPLVLIGTWFGMRHFSTATAPTYRRITLGFLLVVSAVIVVLG, from the coding sequence ATGTTCTTTACCGAACTCTTAACGTGGAGTTTAGCCGCCGCCGCCTGCGTTGCCTTCACGGGCGCGCTGATCGGCGGTTTTGCGGGCTTCGGCCTCAATCTGGTCATGACCCCAATCCTCGCGGTCGTCATGAGCCCGGTCGAGGCGGTGCCGGTGGTGGCGATCCTGGGCCTCGTCAACGCGGTGCGCATGCTGGGCGGCACCTGGCGCTGGATGGACCGGCGCGAGGTCGTCGTTATGGGATTGGTCTCGGTGCTGACAGTCCCGATAGGCGCCTGGATACTGGTCAACGCGGATGCGGTCCTGATGCGCCGCGTGATCGCCGCGGTCGTGATCGTGTTCACCTTGATCCTGCTGGCGGGCTGGCGTTACCGCGGGCCCAGAACGACGGCGACCCATGCCGCGGTCGGCGCGCTTTCGGGCATTTTGAACAGCGGCGTCGGCATCGGCGGCCCGCCGGTCGTGCTTTACCAACTCTCGCGCGACGGCGACCCGGCGGTCGGACGCGCCAACCTGGTGGGTTTTTTCACCATCCTGGCGGTTGTCACCATCATCATGTTCGTCATCAACGGCGCCATGGATGAAGTCGCCCTGGGCCGATCGGCGCTGTTGGCGCCGCTCGTCCTGATCGGCACATGGTTTGGCATGCGCCATTTCAGCACCGCCACGGCGCCGACTTATCGCCGGATAACCCTGGGTTTCCTGCTGGTCGTCTCAGCCGTCATCGTTGTCCTGGGCTAA
- a CDS encoding Flp family type IVb pilin — protein MLKLYTHVLANITALRKNMEGVTAIEYGLIAGAIAVAIIAVLLALGGDINNLFTKTSGALQQAGTTGGSGGSSSGG, from the coding sequence ATGCTTAAGCTTTACACGCACGTTCTTGCCAACATTACCGCTCTCCGTAAGAACATGGAGGGCGTCACCGCCATTGAGTACGGCCTGATTGCCGGCGCCATCGCCGTTGCCATTATCGCCGTTCTTCTGGCGTTGGGTGGCGACATCAACAATCTGTTCACCAAGACGTCCGGCGCCCTGCAGCAGGCGGGCACGACCGGCGGCAGCGGTGGCAGCAGCAGCGGCGGCTAA
- the cpaB gene encoding Flp pilus assembly protein CpaB encodes MIILIVVALAIAGTVAFLVSRFLSETEEAARNVEPTVVSESTVDVLVAAKSLPIGRIVRDDDLRWQSWPEQSVSADYITKGSEDGRAEIGEFVGSAVRVEMVGGEPVLSSKVFHRGDAGFLSGVLTPGMRAVTIAVTARSGTAGFILPGDRVDVLMVFDIPTQDPVTGDTANRVISETALENIRVLAIDQAVSMGTGEEGSNETLADVAETVTLEVTPNQAQALAVANQMGALSLSLRSRVEGALSEIPRSFSPDFAVSSYLGRNMPEGTRVLVASRDLAEGTLLNDQDWQWASMPADQVQFDWIVEGVSDPNALRSGLLLQDLEGGQPITAAELLLPNEDRYIETALEPGMRAITVPVDETRGVSGFVMPGAYVDVIYNLELEDQSDEPIKDPRRFSEMFLENIRVLHIERVFDNATGVPAIDPQTLSATLEVTPSQAELIALALSEGTLTLVLRGDEPGGETRLADYTSDFEASRAMVDLLYGLTLPPPPKGFGNDSVLIYDETLNGDAGQVRVYRSTIPQDLIFSGSGG; translated from the coding sequence ATGATCATCTTGATTGTCGTTGCTCTGGCGATCGCAGGTACTGTTGCTTTTTTGGTTAGCCGCTTCCTGTCGGAAACTGAAGAAGCAGCGCGCAATGTCGAGCCTACGGTGGTCTCGGAAAGCACGGTTGATGTTCTGGTTGCCGCGAAGAGCCTTCCAATCGGGCGTATTGTCCGCGATGACGATCTGCGGTGGCAATCATGGCCTGAGCAGTCAGTCAGTGCCGACTACATAACTAAGGGTAGCGAAGACGGTCGCGCTGAGATTGGTGAGTTTGTCGGCTCTGCGGTTCGCGTCGAAATGGTCGGGGGCGAACCGGTTTTGTCCTCGAAAGTGTTTCATCGCGGCGACGCTGGATTCCTTTCCGGCGTTCTCACTCCCGGTATGCGTGCGGTCACTATTGCTGTGACGGCCAGGAGCGGCACAGCAGGGTTCATTCTGCCCGGTGACCGGGTCGATGTGCTGATGGTCTTCGACATCCCGACCCAGGATCCGGTGACCGGCGATACGGCCAATAGAGTGATCAGCGAAACGGCCCTTGAGAACATCCGGGTGTTGGCCATCGACCAAGCCGTTTCCATGGGGACCGGAGAGGAGGGCTCCAACGAGACGTTGGCGGATGTCGCCGAAACCGTCACTTTGGAAGTCACGCCCAACCAAGCACAGGCCCTCGCGGTGGCCAATCAGATGGGCGCACTTAGCTTATCCCTCCGCAGTCGCGTCGAAGGCGCTTTAAGCGAGATTCCGCGCAGCTTTAGTCCCGACTTTGCAGTAAGCAGTTACCTGGGCCGGAACATGCCGGAAGGGACCCGCGTTCTGGTCGCCAGCAGAGACCTAGCTGAAGGTACGCTGCTCAATGATCAGGATTGGCAGTGGGCGAGCATGCCAGCGGATCAGGTCCAATTTGATTGGATCGTTGAGGGCGTCAGCGATCCCAATGCTCTGCGGAGCGGCCTTCTGCTACAGGACCTCGAGGGTGGTCAGCCAATAACAGCGGCCGAACTCCTCTTGCCGAACGAAGACCGCTACATTGAGACGGCGTTAGAACCTGGAATGCGTGCCATTACGGTTCCCGTCGACGAAACACGCGGTGTTTCGGGCTTCGTCATGCCCGGCGCCTACGTCGATGTCATCTATAACCTCGAGCTAGAAGACCAATCCGACGAACCCATCAAGGATCCGCGCAGATTCAGCGAGATGTTCTTGGAGAACATTCGCGTCCTCCATATCGAACGCGTTTTCGATAACGCAACTGGCGTACCAGCTATCGATCCGCAGACCTTGAGTGCGACGCTCGAAGTAACGCCGTCACAAGCGGAGCTGATTGCGTTGGCATTGTCGGAAGGAACACTGACACTTGTCCTGCGTGGCGATGAACCTGGCGGCGAGACAAGGTTGGCGGATTACACGTCTGACTTCGAAGCGAGTCGCGCGATGGTGGACCTTCTATACGGCCTAACGTTACCGCCACCGCCAAAGGGTTTCGGC
- a CDS encoding prepilin peptidase: MLSAVSAIHTLRMDVLGADSFELLVVVIACTFPALLSLAAVGDVLRYLIPNTLCLGLALLAIPAMALSGADVTTILWHGVVGMLVLVVVSLLFFRGMIGGGDVKLLAAAAIWTGWPLIVPLLIYTACAGGLIAVALLLARRCTRNREFQQAWLGKLLNPSSGLPYGVAIAIAGWIVWFRLPIFSTAFPT, from the coding sequence TTGCTCAGCGCCGTCTCGGCGATCCACACTCTAAGGATGGATGTATTGGGAGCCGACTCGTTCGAACTTCTGGTAGTCGTTATTGCGTGTACGTTTCCGGCATTGCTGAGCCTCGCTGCCGTCGGTGACGTGCTGCGATATCTGATTCCTAACACTCTCTGCCTGGGTTTGGCGTTGCTTGCTATTCCCGCCATGGCACTGTCTGGCGCCGATGTGACAACAATTCTCTGGCATGGCGTCGTCGGTATGCTGGTGCTAGTCGTTGTCAGTCTGCTCTTCTTTCGAGGGATGATTGGCGGTGGCGACGTCAAACTACTCGCCGCGGCTGCCATATGGACCGGATGGCCACTCATTGTTCCACTTTTGATCTACACTGCCTGCGCTGGCGGCTTGATCGCCGTCGCGCTGCTTCTGGCAAGGCGCTGCACACGCAACCGGGAGTTTCAGCAAGCCTGGCTTGGCAAGCTCCTTAACCCGTCATCCGGACTTCCCTATGGCGTCGCCATCGCGATCGCGGGCTGGATCGTTTGGTTTCGCTTGCCAATCTTTTCAACAGCTTTTCCTACCTAA